One Sporosarcina sp. ANT_H38 genomic window, TTACTAGCGATATTTTGTAATTTTTCATCATTCGGGTAATCCCACATTACACCGTGCCCACCTGTATAGTAGATCGCATCATAATCTTCAGGATTAACGTCATCTGCTGATAAAGTAGTACCTAGCTTATTTAAAAAGTCATTGTTTGAATAATATTGCCAATCTAATTCAGTCATTTGATCTTGTGACAAGCTATGTGGGTCAATCGATGTATAACCACCTTTAGGGCTAACATAATCTATTTTATATCCCTCTTTTTCCATCTTATCTACAAAGTGAACAGCTTCCCCTAACCATAATCCTGTTGCACGTTCCTGATTTGGATATTTAGATATATTAGTTACAACTACTAAAATGTTTTTCATTATACATTCTCCTTGTTTGTTTGATACTATGAACCTTAAAGGTTAAACCATACTTTAAGTCAAGGAGGATGTATTGTGTACTCTATTCAAGAAGCCAGCCTATTGTCTCAAATTCCTTCTAGTACCATTAGATATTATGAAAAAATAAATTTAATTCCTCCTATAAGAAGAAATAAACAAGAACATCGTACATTCGATGATAAAGACATTGAAATCCTTAATTTAATAAGATGTTTCCGACATCTAGGAATGTCGATTGAAGATATAAGAGCAAGCATTTCAAATATAAATTTAGAATATGAAGATATGAATACTAAAGCAATTTTATTTCAGCACAAGAAAAAATTAGAGGAGCAAATTGGTATTTTAAATTCTTACATCCATGAAATTGAACAAAAAATAATTATATAAAAATTGTAAAGGTGATTTCCTGTTTGAGCTGTCCCCTGTCAAGTAGACAGTGTGTATGTCTTATATCAAGTAACGGCCTTATGAAGCGGGTAACTACTCCCGCTTCTTTTTTTAATTACCTCACTTACTTATGATACGCTTCCCTACACCACAAATTAAGATATTGAGCTAGTGATCGGCGCCTGTAAAAGAAACAACGGAAAACAATTCATTACACTGAATAGGGTCTTGCATAGACACCTGAAATTTAGTTTCCATGTACCGCTACTAAAAAAAATACCTGAATCTGAAACAGTTTAAAACTGTTTCAGATCCAGGTACCTAATTTTTATTTAATAAGCGGTCCAGCCTGCATCTGCAGTAATAACTGTCCCATTAACAAAACTCGAATCCTCCGAAGCTAGGAACAGTGCTACTTTTGCAATGTCCCCTGCCTGGCCTATACGCGGGTTAATCGCAAGTCCTGGCTGAACTCGCCCCATACCGTATTGGCTGATACCTGTCATTGAAGAGCTGATATTCGTTTCGACTCCACCTGGAGCAATGGCATTACAACGAATGCCTTCCTTAGCGTACATAAAACCTGTGTTTTTTGTAAAGCCAATAACAGCATGCTTAGAAGCTGTATATGCCGCACCTGCACGAGAGCCATATAATCCGCCAGCGGAAGCTATATTAATAATTACACCTTGTTGTTTCGCCAAGAAGATCGGCAATACTTTACGTGTTGAACGCATAACACTTGTTGTGTTGATGGCAAAAATCCGCTCCCATTTGTCATCTTCAATTTCTCCTGCTGGTTCAAAATTATCCATAATCCCTGCATTATTCACCAATACATCAACCGTGCCATACGTGCTAACAGCTGTGCCAATTAGATTTTGAATGTCCTCTTCTTTCGCAACATTCGCAACGACAACAACGGCTTCCCCACCATTTGACTTGATTTCTTCGACTACCGCATTAGCAGACTCAGCGTTAATATCGGACACGACCACTTTTGCCCCTTCTTGTGCATAGAGCACAGCTATTGCTTTCCCCATACCAGAACCAGCTCCTGTTACCACTGCCACTTTGTCTTGTAGTTTCATATTATTACCTCCCATTTTATAGTAAATACGCTTTCGCAATAACGATAATGAACAGATGTTTAATATCTTTCAATTATAGTATAATCAATTCAACCTACTTTATTCAATCGGCAAATCACTATTCAATTGTTCATTAGTAAACAGTTTCATATACATGTGTTTATTTATTCCGAAAATATAAAGCGGAGGGTGAAAGCTATGACTGACCAAGCGATTAATGTGGATAGAAGAATTCGAAAATCCAAAGTCGCGATGAAAGAAGCACTCCTAACCTTAATGCAAACGAAAGATTTCAAGAAAATCTCTATAACCGATATTGTACAGCTTGCAGATCTGAATCGAGGAACATTTTATAAACACTTTCAATACAAAGAAGATCTGCTGGAGGAACTAATCGATGATGTGATGAAGGATTTAACTAAATCCTACTGGGCACCTTATGGGGATTTAAGAGATACAGTAGTTCTTGACTCTAGCCAATTAACTGCGTCAGCCATTAAAATATTCAAACATGTAGCCACCTACGCCAATTTCTACACCTTACTCGGAAATTCAAACATATTAACAGGCTTCCAAAACCGAATATGTGATGCATTAACACAACTGCTCTCTCAAGATTTATCCCGCACACCCTTACATCCAGACCTAAACGTCAATCTAATAGCCAGCTATCAGGCATATGCCATCTGGGGGATGATCGTCGAATGGATTAATAGTGGATTCCTTTATACATCCGACTATATGGCTGAACAACTACTGGGGATTGTTCAGCGTAACCATTAAATCTGTTAGAAACTGAAACATGAAAAAACAGTACCCGTTCACCATAAGTGTGACAGGTACTGTTTTTTGCCGACTTCTGTCCCCACCCCCTCCTCTATCAATTTTTTGTCATTCTTCCTGCATTTTATTATAGGAGGAACGAATATTTAAATAGTTAATATAATCTATAATTACTGAATAATTGAGAAGCATTTATATTAATTGAGAATTTAATAGCCCTCTTTAAAAGCATTGTGTATGCATCTCATATCTACAATGACTATTAAAAGCGCTTTTTAAGTGATTCAAGTTAGATAAAGTATTATTCTTGACAAAGATATATTTTTATATAATAATTATTATCGAATTAGAATTATTATTGTTAGCAATAACAAACGAATATACATGTATGTTTGTTTGTTATTGGTAAAGCCTAAACTAATAACAATATGATCTAAAAACATACTAGGAGGAGTTCATATAATGTCTCTAATCGGAAAAGAAATCCAAACTTTCAAAGCATCAGCTTACAATAGCGGTAACGGTGAGTTCATCGAGGTTACTGAAGAAAATCTAAAAGGTCAATGGAGTGTTGTTTGCTTCTATCCTGCAGACTTTACATTCGTTTGCCCTACTGAACTTGGAGATCTTCAAGACCAATATGCAACACTAAAAGAACTTGGCGTAGAAGTTTACTCTGTTTCTACGGATACGCACTTCACGCACAAAGCATGGCATGATCATTCAGAAGTAATTAGCAAACTTCAATACATTATGATCGGCGACCCTTCACAAACAATTTCTCGCAACTTCGACGTACTCGATGCGGAAGCAGGCCTAGCACAACGCGGTACATTCATCATTGACCCTGATGGTATCGTACAATCTTCTGAAATCAACGCAGACGGTATCGGCCGTGACGCAAGCGTACTTGTTGGTAAAATTAAAGCAGCACAATATGTTCGTAAGAACCCAGGTGAAGTTTGCCCTGCAAAATGGAAAGAAGGCGAAGCAACACTTAAGCCAAGCCTTGACCTTGTAGGTAAAATTTAATTTGAATCAGCGGGGAGTTCAAACTCCCCGCTAATTTTTTAAGCTTCGGCGGATGCTTCAGATTTTGAATTAAACGGAAGTCTTCAAAATCTGGTACATACACGCCGATGTGTATTTGACGAAGTACATACTAAGGAGTCGATCATTTTGTTAGATGCAACTATAAAAGCACAGCTCGCACAATATCTTGAAATGATGGAGAGCGATATTCTACTAAAAGTAAGCGCAGGATCTGATAAGATTTCCCGCGAAATGCTGGCATTAGTGGATGAACTAGCCACTATGTCATACAACATCAAAGTTGAACACACACAATTAGAAAGAACACCTAGCTTTAGTGTCAACCGTATCGGCGAAGATACTGGAATCAATTTTGCAGGTATTCCTCTTGGACATGAGTTTACGTCACTCGTGCTAGCTTTACTACAAGTAAGCGGTAGAGCCCCGAAAGTCGATCAGAAAGTCATTGACCAAGTCAAAAACATTAAAGATGCATACCATTTTGAATCGTATATTAGCCTAAGTTGTCAGAACTGCCCTGAGGTTGTACAAGCCTTGAACGTCATGAGCGTTCTGAACCCCAACATTACACATACCATGATCGATGGGGCAGCTTATAAAGAAGAGGTAGAAAGCAAAAACATCTTGGCAGTACCAACAGTATTTCTTAACGGAGAAACATTTGGTAGCGGTCGGATGACAGTAGAAGAAATTCTTGCGAAGTTAGGCAGTGCGCCAGATGCTTCCGAGTTTGCCGATAAAGAGCCTTTCGATGTACTTGTCATCGGGGGCGGACCTGCGGGGTCAAGTGCAGCAATCTATGCAGCACGTAAAGGCATCCGTACAGGTATCGTCGCTGAACGCTTTGGCGGTCAGATTCTTGACACAGCTTCCATCGAAAACTTTATCAGTGTCAAACACACTGAAGGCCCTAAGCTCGCAGCAAGCCTCGAGGAACACGTGAAAGAATATAACGTAGACGTCATGAATTTACAGCGTGCTAAACGCTTAGAAAAGAAAGACCTTATCGAGATTGAACTAGAAAATGGTGCTATTCTAAAAAGTAAAACCGTCATCCTTTCAACAGGTGCACGCTGGCGTAATATCGACGTCCCTGGCGAGGCGGAATTTAGAAACAAAGGGGTAGCCTACTGCCCACACTGTGATGGTCCATTATTCACAGGAAAACACGTAGCCGTTATCGGTGGCGGTAATTCCGGCGTTGAAGCAGCAATTGACCTCGCAGGCATTGTAAAACATGTAACTGTTCTTGAATATTCATCCGAGCTAAAAGCCGATTCTGTACTGCAAGATCGCCTTTACAGCCTACCGAATGTAACTGTACTGAAGAGCGTGCAAACAAAAGAAATTACCGGCACAGACAACGTAAAAGGGATTACGTATATGGAACTAGACTCTGAAACAGAACAACATATCGAACTATCCGGTGTATTTATCCAAATCGGACTCGTACCGAGTACGGATTGGTTAGGCGATACAGTGGAACGCAATCGCGCTGGTGAGATTGTAATCGATAACCGCGGAGCAACAAACATCCCAGGCGTATTTGCTGCAGGCGACTGCACGACAAATCCATATAAACAAATCATTATTTCTATGGGATCAGGCGCTACAGCCGCTCTAGGTGCTTTCGATTATCTCGTTCGGAACTAATGCATGAATATGCGTAACTTCTTCGTTATTGTATGGCTTGCATCAACTACTACCTACTAATTTGAAAGTCCCTGTACTATCTGACTGATAGTACAGGGACTTTCTTTGTAATGAAGTATAATATCTTCAATATAATCATCAAGAAACGCTTACATACGATGAGGTTCATCTGGTTGTCCAGCGTAGACCCAATCATCAAGTCTATTGAGTGTGGTCAGTTGTGAAATAAAATCAGGTGCTTTATCTACTTTCATTGATTAGTTGCTTCAAAAAATAGGATAGAAAAAGTGGTCCTAATCATCAAATTTCAATGATTAGGACCACTTAAGTTATTTTAAACTAGTTATGCCACTGTTAATAACCAGTATACGGAATACCCATCCGCTCTATTTACTTCAATTCAGGCCAATAGCCTTTATTGGCAATAATCATGTCATCCAAGATTTGTTTCGCCACGCGAGCACTTGGAATTGTTTTACTGAGTGTGAAAGCTTGTAATATTTTTTCATAACTTCCTTCAATAGCACCTTCAACAATAAGTTTCTCACTGTTTACCTGCTGCATCATTAGCCCTTGTTGGAACAAAGGAATATTATCCTTAGCAATCACTTCAGGTCCATTTTTCCCAATGTATGCAGGTACTTCTACCATTGCATCATATGGCATGTTAGGAATTGCCCCTTTATTCTCAACAATGACTAAGAAGCGTTGACGCGTGTCATTTTTAAGCGCAATGGTCAAGTCGCTAATCCAATCTCCGTGTGCACCAGCATAAAATGCTTTTCCATCAATTTCACCCGTTTTCAAGAAATGTTCTACACCATCAAACAAATCTTTTTCACGTGTATCCATAACCTCATTTGCGCGCGTGCGATCTGGATTAGAAACTTCTACCGATTCCTTACCCAAAAGATAATAATTTAAATACGTATTTGGTAAAAAGTCAGGGAAGTATTCTGTCATTTCGTACATTGCTTCCCACACATGAACCCAAGCGCTTACTGCATGGCGATTATTAGCTTTCTTATGTTCATTTATTTTTCCAATATGTGATTCCGGCAATAAAATTTTGTGTTTCTTCATATAAGCCTTCACATCTGGCAGAATATCGCGGCCATTATGCGTCATACTTGTGAACCAGCCAAAATGATTTAATCCAAAATAGTCATATTCAATTTCCGAGTAGTTAGCGATTTTTAGTGACTCTGCAATGATATCTACAATTGCGATTGGCATATCACAAATATTAATGACCCGTGCATTTGGACGAAGCTTTCTGCATGCTTCGGCTACTATTGCAGCAGGGTTAGAATAGTTCAAAATCCAGTGATCTTTTTCAGCATATTTTTCTGCATCGTCAATTACTTTTAACATCGGGAATATCGTCCGCAATCCATAGGCAAATCCTCCACTACCACATGTTTCTTGCCCTACACATCCATATTTAAGTGGGATTTTTTCGTCTTGCTCGCGCATTGCATATTTTCCAACACGAATTTGTGCAAAGACGAAACTTGCATCTGAGTACGCTTCTTTTTCATCTGTAGTGACGGTTAGCTTAATATTAGTTTTTAGTTCCTCTTTTAAGATCCAATCAACAACAACAGCTACTTTATCTTGACGTTCTTTATCAATATCAAAAAGACGGATTTCACTAACCTCTAATTCCTTTTGACGCAACGCAATTGACTTCACGATTCCAGGAGTAAATGTGCTTCCTCCACCAGCGATTGTTATAATCATCAATAAACACCTTCTCTTTTCTATTTATTATTTTCTAAATATGTTTGAACTGCATTACGAATTTCGGGAACCCCTAAACCATAGATGATCTGTATATCATTGTTCTTCTTCACAATCCCGCTATTGGGATAGCCATTGAGAAGATCGTCGTTAATCTGTTCTACATCTTTTACACTCACACGTAATCGAGTAAAACAATTATCAACTTCGATAATATTATCTTTTCCACCTAGTCCGTTCACTATGTTTTCCGCATCTATACCTTCACTTACTGCTTCTTGCGATTTTTTCACTTCTGATGACGGCTTTATAATTTGAACTGCATTCGCATCAACTTCACGACCAGGAGTCTTCAAATTTAGCTTTTTAATAATAAAGCTAAATAGGACAAAATAAACGACGATTTGAAGTGCACCTAATAAAAAGTATATTGGATAGTTTGTTTTCTCTACACCTAATACAACATTCATAATGACGGAGTTCAACAAACCTCCACTCATAGCTGTAACGCCAAACAACTTGAGTAAAACGATAAATACCCCAGCTAGTATGGAATGAACAAGGTATAGTAATGGCGAAACAAAAACAAACAAAAAGTCTAATGGTTCCGTAATGGAAGCGACCGATGCAGTAATCATCAACGGAACAATTAATGTGATTGTTCTTGCTCTGTTTTGCTTAAACGCAGTATAGATGAATGCCAAACCAATACCGATATAAGCGAACATTTTTGTGAATCCCATTGCCATCATGTAATAAATGGAATCGGTGAAAGGCAGGGAAGCATCTTTTAATTCTGCCATTACAATTGCGTATGCTCCAGAGTAGGTTTGTCCATTTATCGTTTGGACGCCACCAACCTCCGTAAATAAGAACGGTGTATAGACTAAATGATGCAATCCAGTTGGAACTAAAAGCCTATCCAAGAATCCAAATAAAAACAAACCAAATTCATTTGTTCTGGAAATAACCCCCGTCAACCCATTAATTCCGTTTTGCAAATACGGCCACGTCCAAATGGCAACCCAACCCATAAACAGGGAAACAAAAATCATTACAAAAAAGGAGAACCTGACGCCAGACAACATTTGGAACATCGGATTTTTTATTTGCACGTGATTCGTCCTGTTGAAGATATACCCTACAACACAACCTAGGATTATCCCGCTAAACACGCCCATATCTAATACTTGGAATCCCAATACCTCTGCTTGACCGGTTCCGGAAAGGCCAGTAAATTCATTTGGTGTGATAATCATTTTAAACGTATTCAAACTAACATTATTGGCTGTTAAAAATACTAAATAGGAAAGTAAACCAATTACCGCTGCACTATGCTTTTCTTTTTTGGCGAACGCTGCAGATAACCCAACGACAAACAATATCCCTAAATTATTAATAATCGTCATGACAGCTTGATAGATGAGATTACCTACAAGTTGAATGGGTCCCCACTGTAAAAAAGGTAATACGCCTAGCAACGTTTGGTTCGTCAATAGTACCCCGATAATCATAATCATACCGACGACACCGACGTACATGATTGGCTGTACCATCGTTTTAGAGAATTGCTCTAATAAAGACATAATCTTTTTCTTCATTACCAACTTCCTTTCTAATTTTGTGAAAAAAAAAGACCCAAAGCATGTTGCAAACTACCAACGGATAAAAAGTAATTATCCTTGAATGATAGTTCAACATACTCCAGGTCTTGCCGGTCAACTGACCGTAACAATCCTATCGAATAATCTTAAGTAGATGAATCATTAAATATACTTGTTCTGCTATCGAAAGCTGATAGAAAAAATCTTTTTCAACAAAAGCATTTATTTCATCAAGACATCTTTTAATACTCGAATCTTTCTGAATTAACAATTCATACATGTCTTCACTTTCTTGAAAACTCACTGTTTCTTTGGTGAAGATGCGTTGTGCCAGAAACTTTAAATGCATGAGCAGTCGATTGGCATCCAATGTATCTGCCTTTAAATCAATATTATAAATATCATATATAATGTCCAAAATACCTTTGCTCAGCTTTAAAATATTTGTTGTATTATCGCTACCCACATTCAATCCTGCGTTCATGATATGAATAGCAATGTATCCTGCTTCATCCATTTCTAACTGAATACCAGTTCTTTGGTGTATTATGTCTAATCCCCATAAGCCTATTGAAAATTCTTTAGGATAGAGAACCTTTATTTCATTTAACATCAAGTTGGGTAAATTAATATTTTGTTTATACCGCTCAACTGCAAAGCTAATGTGATCTGTAAGTGATATGACTACCATATTGCTGAGCTGGATATCTAGCTTTTCTTTTGCTTCGTCCGCAATCTCCTGAGAAATTTGAAAGTATTCAACGGGAGTATCTCCCATAAGTTTGTGAAATGTTGCTTTTTCTTCATCTTGAATGACAAAGAGCTTCTCAACCTTATTGGTATCAACTAAATCTCCTGGCTTTTTACGAAATCCAATACCTGAACCCTGAGCAATTGCTTCTTTATTTTCATCGGTGATTGTGGCCACAACATTATTATTAAAAACCCTATAGATTTTCATTTTTATACCTCCAATAAAAAAAGACCTAGATATTACGATACCTGCCGCGCGCATATACACACGTATCGTAAAAGCTTTAGGTCTTGCCTGCTCTAGCAGTAACAATCCAAATATTATGTTTAAATCATACTCAATATTAAATACCCTGTCAACGCTTCCATAAAAAAATTTATAAATGCAAAATCTTAGATCCTGTAGCAAGGGTTGGATGATATGGTTTCGATTCATCTTTTATGTCTTCGAAACTTAGAAGAATAACTTTTTCATAAGAAAATAGTTAAATCAGCAATCGCACGAAAAGGATTTTTGCCAACATAATTGACAAATTGAATTTCCACACTTACAATAATTTTGACAATGTTACTGTTCAATCAGGCATGAGTTTTGCTGTTTTAATGCAGCGATTACTCATGCCTTTTTATAATAAAGGAGAGATTCTAATGTTGGATTTTTTTACAAAGAACAAATCAAAAAAAGCATCACACTTAACGTTGCACGCCATTTCACAAGGCAACTTGATTCCCTTGGAGCAAGTGAATGATCCTGTTTTTTCTCAAAAAATGATGGGCGATGGAATCGCAATTGAAGTAGAAGACAGTCAAATCCGTTCACCAATTGACGGCACGCTTATAATGTTTGCCCAAACAAACCATGCATTCGGGATACGCACATCTGATGGAGTCGAAGTACTCGTTCATGTTGGTCTAGATACTGTCGGCTTAAAAGGAGAAGGCTTCCAACCGAAAGTAGCCGTAGATTCACAAGTAAAGCAGGGAGACGTCGTGCTTGAAATTGATATTCCATTTATTCAAAGTAAGAATATTGATCTCATCACACCTATAATTGTATCCAATCCGCAACAATATACTATCGAGCACACTTCGGCCAAGGAGAAGGTACATGTTCAAGATGCAATTCTGTATTTAAGATGAATATAGGGGCAGGCATCAAACGAATAAGAGGATTTAACGAGATGGAGCAGGTGCCTGGTTCTCAAACAATTTTTAGTTGTTGAGAACTATAATAACCTCCATTTTCACCGGACTATTTCCGTTTCGCTCTCGGCAAAAGAGTCATGACAGGTTTAAGGTGGAATTGCAATTCACCCCTAAACCCTAAGGGACAAGTGTGGCTAATAAAAACAACATGCAAAGGATTTCCTCTGCATGTTGTTTTTTAATGTAAAGTGCCAATATATATAGTGGTTCTAAGTTTAATGAGAACCTGGTGATCTCACTCCTGCTCCAACAGTTCTTCCGGAATCAGCTTAAATCCGTCAATCATCGTGTCTTCTTCCACTTCGATCAATATACAGCGTTTGCCATTGTAATTGACCTGTCTGACATATTTCAAATCTTGTGGACTGATAGCGATATTCGCTACTTTCGTGCTGATTTTGATGGACTTAGATGTGTAACTTGGAACGATATGGCTTGCTTTCATTTCATACGTTTCATCATCGATCACCTTTTGGAAGGCCATCTCCACTTTTTCCGCATCCACATCTTGCACGCCACACGCCTTCAGCACGCGTTCCATCTCTTTCGTATCTAAGGTAGGGATGCTTTCTTCTTCCTTATCCTCGTCTTCCACATCCATCATACGATTGATTTCTTCATATACGCTGGCGAGAGTTTGCGCATTCACCTCATCACCAATCACTTCTTTTACAATCTCTTCAAAGACGGCTTTATCATCCTCGGCAGTCATGATCTCTTCGCCGTCTAACACATTCTCTATGAAATGGATATCCGGCTTATTCGCTTTACCTGCAGCATAGAGGATGTGATTGACATCTGCCGCGCTGTCCGTGAAGCAGGGAAACAAAAATCCACCAATTGGAGAAGCAAGATTAATGATGGGATCAGCTATCATACTCGACTTAAATTCCCTCTCGATAAAATCAAACACGAGTGAACGTTTCGGCAGTTCGGTCTGATTCATGCTACAGAGGATAAAAGGGTTCGTATAAACCTCATCACGGACATTCACTTCGGATTCATCTTGATTTCGTTTTGTCGGTTTAAAATAGTTTCCACGAATGAACGTGACGACCAAGTCCTTTTCATATTGAACGTCTTGTACCATCTTCCCGGTAATGCGTTGCATGTCTGCTTTCCATTCTTCAACATCGTCTGTATGAAGTCCCTCAAATAAAAGACGCTGCGTATGGTCCGTTTGCTCCTCCAATTGACGCTGAAACTTCACTTCAAACAGCTTCATATCTAGTTTTCCACCTAAAACCTTTTTAAAGTTAGTGAGGAATAATTCCTGTTCCTCCCGATCTAATAAGGAAAACGGCTGGCTCTCCTCATGAAAGATATCACTACTCTCCTGTTTAATATAAACTTTATAAATATCAGTGATTGTCAGTAAATCAGTATCCAATTTAAATTGCTTGCGAATCGCAGCAATGTCCTTTTTATTCATCTCAAATTCCAACCCCTCGACTAGTATAATCTGTCATTTCGAATCTAAAACTCATGTTATAAATGTAAAAAGAGCGTCAAAGCTTTGATTCTACATTTGACACTCCCTTATTATAACAATGTTTTTGATGATGGTAGGACCACAATCAACTTCGAATGATACGCGACCTCTTCCAAGTCGCTATGGCGGTAGATTTCCCATTAAAGCGGAGTTAACCTACAATGAAGGAAATACAGCGAAAAACTTAAGGAAGGAGGGATTCATATGATGTGCGGATCAAAATGCTTCCTTGTGGAAATGAAACTAAACGGAACAAAGCAAATCAAACAAGTCACAGCGAGAACCCCTGTCGGTGCAAGGAAAGTAATTAGAGGAGAATACGGAGCTAACACTGAGATAATGTCGGTGAAAGAAGAGAAGCGGAATCATTAATTTAGCCGGTTCATATAGCAAGTTGGTATTTTCCCACAATCACTTAGTTGGCACTTCGGCATATTTTCAAACATCTCTCCTTTGATTATTAATAAATGGCAGATAGAAATACAATAACCCCCATGAGCTTTCGAAGCTCGCGGGGGTTATTGCCTCCTATTACTGCTCTTCCACAATCCCTTGTACATCGCTCAATTGCTGCTTCATCAATTCCAACTGCTCTTTGTTTTGCTGGACTGAATTCGCTTGCTCATTATGTTGTTCTGCATGTAAGAATGCCTTTTCTGCACGAGATATCGAATTGAAAGCATGCTCAACTGCTATCTCTTCTGGATGTGACATTGCTTGCTTCACCGCACGATCTGCCTTTTGAACAGAGTTGCTTAAAAAAGTGTTTGGATTATCCTTTTTCCAACTTGTGTCTGAATCCTTACCCATTTATACCTCTTCCCTTCCTACAAACAAGATAAGTTACGGCGAGCTTAGTATTGTATAATATCCTGAAAGTATGCGCGGTTGGGGCTAATAAATACGATTACATGCAATTTATAAATGAATGAATTTCCACGACAGACTCATACTCATCATGCGATTACATTGAAAAGGCTCTCCCTATTAGTAGTAAGTGAGGTTATTTCAACTCAATAGTAAAAATTATAAACATCGCTTATTTTATTATTCCTATAAAATGTTTCAAAATCCTAGCTGTCAAACCCCAAATTGTATACTTTTCATAATCAAAAAACCATTCTTCCGTTGTACGGGATCTCCATTGATACTGAGCACCATTCATTATTTTTTCATAAGGAAAGTTTGGCGAAGGCACTGGTTCAACGGATACTACATGCATATAAGGCTCATAATTCAATAGCCATTTAACGGGGATTGTAAATACCTCTTCA contains:
- a CDS encoding PRD domain-containing protein produces the protein MKIYRVFNNNVVATITDENKEAIAQGSGIGFRKKPGDLVDTNKVEKLFVIQDEEKATFHKLMGDTPVEYFQISQEIADEAKEKLDIQLSNMVVISLTDHISFAVERYKQNINLPNLMLNEIKVLYPKEFSIGLWGLDIIHQRTGIQLEMDEAGYIAIHIMNAGLNVGSDNTTNILKLSKGILDIIYDIYNIDLKADTLDANRLLMHLKFLAQRIFTKETVSFQESEDMYELLIQKDSSIKRCLDEINAFVEKDFFYQLSIAEQVYLMIHLLKIIR
- a CDS encoding PTS glucose transporter subunit IIA — its product is MLDFFTKNKSKKASHLTLHAISQGNLIPLEQVNDPVFSQKMMGDGIAIEVEDSQIRSPIDGTLIMFAQTNHAFGIRTSDGVEVLVHVGLDTVGLKGEGFQPKVAVDSQVKQGDVVLEIDIPFIQSKNIDLITPIIVSNPQQYTIEHTSAKEKVHVQDAILYLR
- a CDS encoding PTS transporter subunit EIIC, with the translated sequence MKKKIMSLLEQFSKTMVQPIMYVGVVGMIMIIGVLLTNQTLLGVLPFLQWGPIQLVGNLIYQAVMTIINNLGILFVVGLSAAFAKKEKHSAAVIGLLSYLVFLTANNVSLNTFKMIITPNEFTGLSGTGQAEVLGFQVLDMGVFSGIILGCVVGYIFNRTNHVQIKNPMFQMLSGVRFSFFVMIFVSLFMGWVAIWTWPYLQNGINGLTGVISRTNEFGLFLFGFLDRLLVPTGLHHLVYTPFLFTEVGGVQTINGQTYSGAYAIVMAELKDASLPFTDSIYYMMAMGFTKMFAYIGIGLAFIYTAFKQNRARTITLIVPLMITASVASITEPLDFLFVFVSPLLYLVHSILAGVFIVLLKLFGVTAMSGGLLNSVIMNVVLGVEKTNYPIYFLLGALQIVVYFVLFSFIIKKLNLKTPGREVDANAVQIIKPSSEVKKSQEAVSEGIDAENIVNGLGGKDNIIEVDNCFTRLRVSVKDVEQINDDLLNGYPNSGIVKKNNDIQIIYGLGVPEIRNAVQTYLENNK
- a CDS encoding DUF4317 domain-containing protein; its protein translation is MNKKDIAAIRKQFKLDTDLLTITDIYKVYIKQESSDIFHEESQPFSLLDREEQELFLTNFKKVLGGKLDMKLFEVKFQRQLEEQTDHTQRLLFEGLHTDDVEEWKADMQRITGKMVQDVQYEKDLVVTFIRGNYFKPTKRNQDESEVNVRDEVYTNPFILCSMNQTELPKRSLVFDFIEREFKSSMIADPIINLASPIGGFLFPCFTDSAADVNHILYAAGKANKPDIHFIENVLDGEEIMTAEDDKAVFEEIVKEVIGDEVNAQTLASVYEEINRMMDVEDEDKEEESIPTLDTKEMERVLKACGVQDVDAEKVEMAFQKVIDDETYEMKASHIVPSYTSKSIKISTKVANIAISPQDLKYVRQVNYNGKRCILIEVEEDTMIDGFKLIPEELLEQE